One genomic segment of Mus pahari chromosome 4, PAHARI_EIJ_v1.1, whole genome shotgun sequence includes these proteins:
- the Nhlh2 gene encoding helix-loop-helix protein 2 translates to MMLSPDQAADSDHPSSTHSDPESLGGADTKVLGSVSDLEPVEEADGDGKGGSRAALYPHPQQLSREEKRRRRRATAKYRSAHATRERIRVEAFNLAFAELRKLLPTLPPDKKLSKIEILRLAICYISYLNHVLDV, encoded by the coding sequence ATGATGCTGAGTCCGGACCAAGCCGCCGACTCAGATCACCCCAGCTCGACGCACTCGGACCCGGAGTCTCTGGGCGGCGCAGACACCAAGGTTCTGGGCAGCGTTTCGGACCTGGAGCCGGTGGAGGAGGCGGACGGCGACGGCAAGGGCGGCAGCCGGGCCGCGCTCTACCCACACCCGCAGCAGCTGAGCCGCGAGGAAAAGCGCCGCCGCCGGCGCGCCACGGCCAAGTACCGCTCGGCCCACGCCACCCGCGAGCGCATCCGAGTGGAGGCCTTCAACCTGGCCTTCGCCGAGCTCCGCAAACTGCTACCCACGCTGCCCCCGGACAAGAAGCTCTCCAAGATCGAGATCCTGCGTTTGGCCATCTGCTACATCTCCTATCTCAACCACGTCCTGGACGTGTAG